One genomic segment of Bacillota bacterium includes these proteins:
- a CDS encoding CooT family nickel-binding protein gives MCEAHAYLRKGEQDELFFENVDRVQPHEQGLLLENIFGQRKIIKARIKELALVDHKIILEQDLKED, from the coding sequence GTGTGTGAGGCTCATGCTTACTTGCGCAAAGGTGAACAAGATGAGCTTTTTTTCGAAAACGTGGACCGGGTCCAGCCTCACGAACAGGGGCTGCTCCTTGAGAACATCTTTGGCCAGCGCAAGATTATCAAGGCACGGATTAAGGAACTTGCCCTGGTAGATCACAAGATTATCTTGGAACAGGATTTGAAAGAGGATTAA
- a CDS encoding PDGLE domain-containing protein: protein MRKEVWILLILAVLIALFLSPFASPFPDGLERVAEDKGFLEKSEGKEIINSPIPDYIFPGITNEKVATAVAGIVGTLLTLTVAYGIAVLIKGRAASKQEIQERHEQVSS from the coding sequence ATGCGAAAAGAGGTCTGGATTTTGCTCATACTGGCGGTATTAATCGCTTTGTTCTTGAGCCCTTTTGCTTCACCTTTTCCCGATGGACTGGAAAGGGTGGCCGAAGATAAGGGATTTCTGGAAAAAAGCGAAGGAAAAGAAATAATTAACTCTCCAATTCCCGATTACATTTTTCCAGGCATTACCAATGAAAAGGTAGCAACGGCAGTGGCGGGAATTGTTGGGACACTTCTTACCTTAACCGTTGCGTACGGGATCGCTGTCTTGATTAAAGGCCGCGCGGCATCAAAACAGGAGATCCAGGAACGGCATGAACAGGTTAGCAGTTAA
- a CDS encoding DUF3842 family protein produces MKIAVVDGQGGGIGRVITEQIRKALSPEVEIIALGTNAIATSLMLRAGANEGASGENAIVQNAGDVDVIVGPLGIILAHSMRGELTAGMAEAIAKSKAIKILLPLTLAQVEVVGVELEPLPHLVEKLVARLKEMTEVK; encoded by the coding sequence ATGAAAATTGCGGTAGTTGACGGTCAGGGGGGCGGGATAGGCCGGGTCATTACCGAGCAGATCAGGAAGGCGCTTTCCCCTGAAGTAGAGATTATCGCCCTGGGCACCAATGCGATAGCTACTTCTTTAATGCTGAGGGCCGGGGCGAACGAAGGCGCCAGCGGAGAAAATGCAATAGTTCAAAATGCAGGAGATGTTGATGTAATTGTCGGGCCTTTAGGTATTATCCTCGCTCACTCAATGCGAGGTGAACTTACAGCGGGAATGGCTGAAGCCATTGCAAAAAGCAAAGCCATTAAAATCTTATTACCTTTAACCCTTGCCCAGGTCGAAGTGGTGGGGGTGGAACTTGAACCTCTACCCCACCTGGTGGAAAAGCTTGTTGCCAGGTTAAAAGAAATGACGGAGGTGAAGTAA
- a CDS encoding selenium metabolism-associated LysR family transcriptional regulator: MNFMWLHTFNIIVEKKSLTKAARALHLTQPAVSKQLRGLELYYGTPLFHRTTREVELTEAGKIVYEHSRRVMEMIQKSREEVQVLTSTVRGELLLGASTIPGEYILPGIIGPFQQCYPEVKVRLEIGDSREVASKVLEGEFELGVTGIFFKNPTLRQELFFEDELVVIVPCKHRFAGRENIGLEEVLEEPMVARESGSGTRTVVEGKFAALGISPAALKIKMEMGSNEAVLNAVAAGHGISLISLLAARPRAQAGKIFYLRIADLPLKRPLYFITRKNRESSVLLKTFLTFVKNNLKQFSQDQQELLK, from the coding sequence ATGAATTTCATGTGGTTGCATACTTTTAATATCATTGTTGAAAAGAAAAGTTTAACAAAAGCAGCGCGGGCTTTACATTTAACCCAACCTGCAGTAAGCAAACAGCTTCGGGGCTTAGAGCTGTATTACGGAACACCTTTATTTCACCGGACGACCCGCGAAGTGGAACTTACAGAAGCAGGAAAAATCGTTTATGAACATAGCAGAAGGGTCATGGAGATGATTCAGAAGAGCCGGGAGGAAGTCCAGGTTTTGACAAGTACCGTTCGGGGGGAGCTTTTGCTTGGAGCAAGTACGATTCCGGGTGAATATATTTTACCCGGCATTATCGGGCCGTTTCAGCAGTGTTACCCGGAGGTCAAAGTCAGGTTAGAAATCGGTGACAGCAGGGAAGTTGCAAGTAAGGTTTTGGAGGGGGAATTTGAGCTTGGGGTTACTGGTATATTTTTTAAGAATCCGACACTTCGGCAAGAACTTTTTTTCGAAGATGAGCTGGTGGTGATTGTTCCCTGTAAACACAGGTTTGCCGGCAGAGAAAACATAGGGTTGGAGGAAGTTCTCGAAGAACCAATGGTAGCGCGGGAAAGCGGTTCTGGAACTCGAACCGTAGTCGAAGGTAAGTTTGCGGCCCTTGGCATATCCCCTGCGGCATTAAAGATTAAAATGGAGATGGGGAGTAACGAGGCTGTACTAAATGCGGTTGCAGCGGGCCACGGAATTTCGCTGATTTCTCTTCTGGCAGCGCGACCGCGCGCTCAGGCCGGGAAAATATTTTATCTCCGGATCGCGGACCTTCCGCTGAAACGCCCGTTGTATTTTATTACCAGGAAAAACCGCGAGTCAAGTGTGCTCTTAAAAACCTTTCTCACTTTTGTAAAAAATAATCTGAAACAATTTTCCCAGGATCAGCAGGAATTATTGAAATAG
- a CDS encoding energy-coupling factor ABC transporter permease: protein MHIPDGLLDAKTWGTAWVLGGAALAYGATKTRERLQERQVPFMGVMAAFIFAAQMVNFPIAGGTSGHLLGAVLAAILLGPWTASIIMATILALQAFVFLDGGVTALGANILNMAVVAPFAGYWTYRLIQRVWNNRTGTLVATFSAAWFSVVLAAGACAFELAFSGMVPLRVVLPAMLGWHVLIGIGEAVITTVVVGYLTQVRADLVYETAKV, encoded by the coding sequence ATGCACATACCCGACGGGCTCCTTGATGCCAAAACCTGGGGAACCGCTTGGGTTTTAGGGGGGGCGGCGCTTGCTTATGGCGCCACCAAAACCAGAGAAAGGCTGCAAGAACGCCAGGTTCCTTTTATGGGGGTAATGGCTGCCTTTATTTTTGCGGCCCAGATGGTTAATTTTCCCATTGCCGGTGGTACTTCAGGCCATCTTTTAGGTGCTGTTTTAGCCGCCATTCTCCTGGGCCCCTGGACGGCGAGCATTATCATGGCTACCATTCTCGCTTTGCAGGCCTTTGTTTTCCTGGATGGCGGAGTTACCGCATTGGGAGCAAATATCTTGAATATGGCCGTGGTCGCTCCTTTTGCGGGTTACTGGACCTACCGGTTAATTCAGCGGGTTTGGAATAACCGTACAGGAACCCTTGTAGCTACCTTTAGCGCGGCCTGGTTTTCAGTAGTCCTTGCAGCAGGGGCTTGCGCCTTTGAGCTTGCCTTTTCCGGAATGGTTCCCCTGCGTGTTGTACTTCCTGCCATGCTTGGCTGGCACGTGCTCATCGGGATTGGGGAAGCTGTAATTACAACAGTTGTGGTTGGTTATTTAACCCAGGTACGAGCCGACCTGGTATACGAAACTGCTAAGGTGTAA
- a CDS encoding uracil-DNA glycosylase has product MDWLPQLDRCDDLEQLKEMSLQCRRCGLRENARGVVFGEGDACATIMFVGEAPGADEDRLGRPFVGTAGQLLDKILAAAGFARESVYITNVAKCRPPDNRLPKKEEAEACFPYLIRQIELIQPRILVCLGTLATQYLVYREAKVALLRGQVFEKGGIKIIPTYHPAALLRDASKKKLVWQDFQHIKELYDQLGGKA; this is encoded by the coding sequence CTGCAATGCCGGCGGTGCGGGCTACGGGAAAACGCGAGGGGAGTTGTTTTCGGTGAAGGGGACGCTTGCGCAACAATAATGTTTGTTGGGGAAGCACCTGGCGCCGATGAAGATCGCTTGGGTCGTCCTTTCGTAGGGACTGCAGGACAATTGCTGGACAAAATTTTAGCTGCTGCAGGGTTTGCCAGGGAAAGTGTCTATATAACAAATGTGGCCAAATGCCGGCCTCCGGACAACCGGTTGCCGAAGAAGGAAGAGGCGGAGGCCTGCTTTCCATATCTCATACGCCAAATCGAACTTATTCAACCCCGCATCCTTGTCTGTCTGGGAACTCTAGCGACTCAGTATCTTGTTTACCGCGAGGCAAAAGTAGCGCTACTACGGGGACAGGTTTTTGAAAAAGGAGGAATTAAGATTATACCAACTTATCACCCTGCTGCTTTACTGCGGGATGCCAGCAAGAAAAAGTTGGTTTGGCAGGATTTTCAACACATTAAAGAACTATACGATCAGCTTGGGGGAAAAGCATGA